One segment of Syngnathus typhle isolate RoL2023-S1 ecotype Sweden linkage group LG9, RoL_Styp_1.0, whole genome shotgun sequence DNA contains the following:
- the tns1b gene encoding tensin-1 isoform X1, protein MGCTVSFMCCEEEDFLPMPGELHDDDEDKKKKKRKDCSLLGPEELEAVHSHTFRQKTLKKPKTCGVCKHIIVHDGLICRVCRTLCHKQCEAKVSSTCVPATNYELAPATELPLRHADTSASIKSSKSMESRRRASSRSASLLQESYELDLLYITERIISVSFASGAEEPAYAANLREVASMLRSKHGHNYLLFNLSEKRYDIGELHSKVLDFGWPDHHAPALEKICSICKAMDTWLSADCHNVVVIHNKGNRGRTGVVVAAYMHYSNISGSAEQALDRFAMKRFYEDKVLPVGQPSQRRYVEYFSGLLSGHIKINNKPLFLHHVIMHGIPNFESKGGCRPFLKIYQAMQPVYTSGIYNVQGDSQTSICITIEPGLLLKGDILLKCYHKRHRGPCRDVIFRVQFHTCAVHDLAIVFGKDQLDETFKDERFPEYGKVEFLFSFGPEKMYGVTHLENGPSVSVDYNTQDPPIRWDSYENFNENNQDAAEDVVHTQGPLDGSLYAKVRKKESVDGTVALNGLPPPGAPPGAPPAALEHTLPAVDHALSVSSDSGNSTASIKTDEAAAAAAAAIRPAVNLPSAQAVARCDEQRPISPQEKQQLEQLLGGLEGPSMRGQGERASPSGLGALLQRVPAQVHVNGHRNMDRETDILDDELPAAHKANSVDSLGTLSSSADGRATPADLYYRSESALDVPYPERGVAESPAPSQTGSADKLETCDHSAPASRILCRSQSLGSDTRAMPPAPARTTSSRDAVQRGLNIWQRFGVPEEPVTEGLTFGTPPAHRSLPQFHSASQEEIEKSIETLNLLMLDLEPSRCFVPKSQSAPLRPSHVVTVQPSFSQSRSGAIYEVETPPASGRQSPVKSGSPLGWETAGAAPSGSGPLQLNDTFAASPLSGPGAVPAWRDREPDQHVLSVEGLVAQRVAGVRSHATAADEPALSPRRRITSDGSEDAGASPDVPLRSPVRCVSPEFANAIAMNPGGRPKERHMHSYREAFEETEGGPTSLTPAVGGEVLPQSPASPHTPYFNLCRSPPGLAKTPLSALGLKPHNPAHLLLNQIGAAPRSYVESVARSAATGGEQAPQSPQGEAPEQAASPSPACPTLTRPLSSSSGPEHGSQGNAGSAESNSGSPPPPAATDWSLLMQPAASAASTPASSASPNSSHLDSISATSSYLGPDVQSRAASDSSRAPWTEAFHTGSPRLGLRACVLTSSDHQPSAYQEADTDVPAVNGGADFRSSPVLERHQSSQGSRALTPQASTGQRSRPSPTLGRRASSGQAAASALGGGHPSLSQLQGSPGLERRPVRSGYATPDERHANLSRQSSSSGYQGPPTPSFPVSPAAYQDAGETAAAGGGFRQASAAPAFQPQLPEKRRMSSGDRANGAPAYGSLSEKSNPGYFHTLSDFSRFNMPDGGPESRLNVKFVQDTSKFWYKPDISREQAISVLRERQPGAFVIRDSHSFKGAYGLAMKVASPPPSLHPNKKGDITNELVRHFLIESSPKGVRLKGCPNEPYFGCLSALVYQHAITPLALPCKLLIPTADLVEEEPQVVKSNPLSERLKEGAACNVLYINSVDMESLTGPQAIAKAISETLAAPACQSAVVHFKVSSQGITLTDNQRKLFFRRHYPCNTVTFCDIDPQDRKWKKPEGGTAKLFGFVARKQGSTTDNVSHLFAEMDPEQPAGAIVNFVTRMVTLQKR, encoded by the exons GCTTCAATCAAATCGTCCAAAAGCATGGAGTCACGCCGAAGAGCGTCCAG cAGGAGCGCCAGTCTGCTGCAGGAGAGCTACGAGCTGGACCTGCTCTACATCACAGAGAGGATCATCTCCGTCTCCTTCGCTAGCGGCGCCGAGGAGCCCGCCTACGCCGCCAATCTGCGCGAGGTGGCCTCCATGCTGCGCTCCAAGCACGGCCACAACTACCTG CTCTTCAACCTCAGCGAGAAGCGTTATGACATCGGCGAGCTTCATTCCAAG GTGTTGGACTTTGGCTGGCCCGACCATCACGCGCCGGCCCTGGAGAAGATCTGCAGCATCTGCAAGGCCATGGACACGTGGCTGAGCGCCGATTGCCACAACGTGGTGGTCATCCACAATAAG GGCAACAGAGGCCGAACCGGAGTGGTGGTGGCTGCCTACATGCATTACAGCAATATATCTGGCAG CGCCGAGCAGGCTCTGGACAGGTTCGCCATGAAGCGTTTCTATGAAGACAAAGTGCTTCCTGTGGGGCAACCTTCTCAGAGAAG GTACGTGGAGTACTTCAGCGGTTTGCTGAGCGGACACATCAAGATCAACAACAAACCGCTGTTTCTTCACCACGTCATCATGCACGGCATTCCCAATTTTGAGTCCAAAGGAG gGTGCCGTCCTTTCCTGAAAATCTACCAGGCCATGCAGCCTGTCTACACATCTGGCATCTA TAACGTTCAAGGGGACAGTCAGACGAGCATCTGCATCACCATTGAGCCCGGCCTCCTTCTCAAAGGAGACATTCTG CTCAAGTGCTACCACAAGCGCCATCGCGGCCCGTGCCGGGACGTGATTTTCCGGGTGCAGTTCCACACGTGCGCCGTTCACGACCTGGCAATCGTCTTTGGCAAAGACCAGCTGGACGAGACCTTCAAAG ACGAGCGGTTCCCAGAATATGGCAAAGTGGAgttccttttttctttcggCCCAGAAAAAATGTATG GTGTGACTCACCTGGAGAACGGGCCCAGCGTCTCGGTGGACTACAACACGCAAGATCCGCCCATTCGCTGGGACTCTTATGAGAACTTCAACGAGAATAACCAGGACGCTGCGGAAG ACGTGGTCCACACCCAAGGTCCGTTGGACGGGAGTCTCTATGCCAAAGTGCGCAAAAAAGAGTCTGTTGACGGGACGGTCGCGCTCAACGGACTGCCGCCGCCAGGGGCGCCGCCAGGGGCGCCGCCGGCTGCTCTCGAACACACCTTGCCCGCCGTCGATCACGCCTTGTCTGTGAGCAGCGACTCGGGAAACTCCACAGCCTCCATTAAAACGGacgaagcggcggcggcggcggcggcagcgatcCGCCCCGCCGTGAACCTGCCAAGCGCTCAGGCCGTAGCCCGCTGTGACGAGCAGCGACCCATCAGTCCGCAGGAGAAACAGCAGCTGGAACAGCTCCTTGGTGGCCTGGAGGGACCTAGCATGCGCGGACAGGGCGAGCGCGCCTCGCCCAGCGGCCTCGGCGCCTTACTCCAGCGGGTGCCCGCCCAGGTCCACGTCAACGGTCACCGCAACATGGACCGGGAAACGGACATTTTAGACGACGAGCTACCCGCCGCTCACAAGGCAAACAGCGTGGACAGTCTGGGGACGTTGTCCTCCTCCGCCGACGGCCGAGCCACCCCGGCCGATCTCTACTACCGCTCGGAATCGGCCCTCGACGTGCCGTACCCGGAGCGCGGCGTGGCCGAAAGCCCGGCGCCGTCGCAAACGGGCTCCGCCGACAAACTGGAGACGTGTGACCATTCTGCGCCAGCCTCTCGGATTCTCTGCCGTTCCCAGTCGCTGGGTTCGGACACGCGGGCCATGCCCCCGGCTCCCGCCCGGACCACCAGCAGCAGGGACGCCGTCCAACGCGGCCTCAACATCTGGCAACGCTTCGGGGTACCCGAGGAGCCTGTCACCGAAGGACTCACTTTCGGGACGCCGCCAGCTCACCGGAGCCTTCCGCAGTTCCACAGCGCGTCGCAGGAGGAGATTGAGAAATCCATCGAGACGCTCAACCTCCTCATGTTGGACTTGGAGCCGAGCCGTTGTTTCGTGCCAAAGTCGCAAAGCGCTCCTCTGAGGCCGAGCCACGTGGTCACCGTGCAGCCGTCCTTCTCCCAGAGCCGAAGCGGAGCCATCTATGAGGTGGAGACGCCTCCCGCGTCCGGCCGACAGTCGCCCGTCAAATCCGGCTCGCCCCTCGGGTGGGAAACCGCCGGAGCCGCTCCATCTGGATCCGGTCCTCTTCAGCTCAATGACACCTTTGCAGCGAGCCCTTTGTCCGGCCCCGGCGCGGTGCCCGCTTGGAGGGACCGTGAACCCGACCAGCACGTCTTGAGCGTGGAAGGACTGGTGGCGCAAAGAGTTGCAG GTGTCCGCTCCCATGCGACGGCTGCGGACGAGCCGGCGCTTTCCCCCCGCCGTAGGATCACGAGCGACGGCTCCGAAGACGCCGGCGCGTCCCCCGACGTCCCGCTTCGTTCCCCTGTCCGTTGCGTTTCTCCGGAGTTCGCCAACGCCATCGCCATGAACCCCGGCGGACGGCCCAAGGAG AGACACATGCACAGCTACCGGGAAGCCTTTGAGGAGACGGAGGGCGGGCCCACCAGCCTGACCCCCGCAGTCGGTGGTGAGGTGCTTCCCCAAAGTCCCGCCTCGCCACACACCCCTTACttcaacctgt GTCGCTCACCTCCGGGTCTGGCCAAAACACCGCTGTCGGCGCTGGGCTTGAAGCCCCACAACCCGGCCCATCTCCTGCTCAACCAAATTGGCGCAG CGCCCCGAAGTTACGTGGAGTCGGTGGCGAGGTCGGCCGCGACGGGCGGAGAGCAAGCGCCCCAAAGCCCTCAAGGCGAGGCTCCGGAGCAGGCCGCAAGTCCGAGTCCCGCATGCCCCACCCTCACGCGGCCGCTGTCCAGTAGCAGCGGTCCCGAGCACGGCTCGCAGGG CAACGCCGGCTCGGCAGAAAGCAACTCCGGCAGTCCGCCGCCGCCAGCCGCTACCGATTGGAGTTTGCTCATGCAGCCGGCAGCGAGCGCAGCCTCCACTCCCGCGTCGTCCGCTTCCCCCAACTCCTCTCATCTGGATTCCATTTCCGCAACATCCTCCTACCTCGGCCCCGACGTCCAGAGCCGCGCGGCCTCCGATTCTAGCCGAGCCCCCTGGACGGAGGCCTTCCATACCGGAAGTCCCCGCTTGGGGCTGCGGGCTTGTGTCCTGACCTCTTCGGACCACCAGCCAAGCGCCTATCAGGAAGCCGACACCGACGTCCCCGCGGTGAACGGGGGAGCGGACTTCCGGAGCAGCCCCGTCCTCGAGCGCCATCAGTCGTCTCAGGGAAGTCGAGCGCTCACGCCGCAGGCCTCGACGGGACAGCGCTCGCGACCCAGCCCGACCCTCGGCAGACGAGCGTCCTCGGGACAAGCTGCGGCGAGCGCGCTCGGCGGAGGACACCCGTCCCTCTCCCAGTTGCAAGGGAGCCCCGGTTTGGAGCGACGCCCCGTGCGCAGCGGCTACGCCACGCCGGACGAGCGGCACGCCAACCTCTCCCGACAGAGCAGTTCCTCGGGTTACCAGGGACCGCCGACCCCCTCCTTCCCCGTTTCGCCGGCGGCCTACCAGGACGCCGGCGAAACGGCGGCTGCGGGCGGAGGCTTCCGACAGGCGAGCGCCGCGCCCGCTTTTCAACCTCAGCTACCGGAAAAGAGGCGTATGTCGAGCGGCGACAGAGCCAACGGAGCGCCGGCGTACGGCTCCCTGAGCGAAAAGAGCAACCCCGGCTACTTCCACACCCTCTCGGACTTCTCGCGCTTCAACATGCCCG ACGGAGGTCCCGAGAGCAGGCTGAACGTCAAGTTTGTCCAAGACACGTCCAAGTTCTGGTACAAGCCCGACATATCCCGAGAGCAAG CCATCAGCGTGCTGAGAGAACGCCAACCCGGGGCCTTTGTGATCCGCGACAGCCACTCCTTCAAGGGGGCCTACGGCTTGGCCATGAAGGTGgcctcgccccctccctcgctgcatccaaacaaaaaag GTGACATCACCAACGAGCTGGTGCGCCACTTCCTGATTGAGAGCAGCCCCAAAGGAGTCCGACTCAAGGGTTGTCCCAACGAGCCGTACTTTG GCTGTCTGTCGGCGTTGGTCTACCAACACGCCATCACGCCGCTGGCCCTGCCCTGCAAGCTGCTCATTCCTACCGCAG ATCTTGTCGAGGAAGAGCCGCAAGTGGTGAAAAGCAATCCGCTGTCCGAGCGACTGAAGGAAGGAGCGG CGTGCAACGTGCTCTACATCAACTCGGTGGACATGGAGTCGCTGACGGGCCCCCAGGCCATCGCCAAGGCCATTTCGGAGACTCTGGCCGCCCCCGCCTGTCAGTCGGCCGTCGTGCACTTCAAGGTGTCCTCGCAAGGAATCACGCTGACCGACAACCAGAGGAA GCTTTTCTTCCGCCGCCACTACCCCTGCAACACCGTCACCTTCTGTGACATCGACCCTCAGGACAGAAA GTGGAAGAAGCCGGAGGGCGGCACGGCCAA GTTGTTTGGCTTCGTGGCGCGAAAGCAGGGAAGCACGACGGACAACGTGAGCCACCTCTTTGCCGAGATGGACCCCGAGCAGCCCGCCGGCGCCATCGTCAACTTTGTCACCCGGATGGTTACGTTGCAAAAGCGATGA
- the tns1b gene encoding tensin-1 isoform X6, protein MSFLLPEELEAVHSHTFRQKTLKKPKTCGVCKHIIVHDGLICRVCRTLCHKQCEAKVSSTCVPATNYELAPATELPLRHADTSASIKSSKSMESRRRASSRSASLLQESYELDLLYITERIISVSFASGAEEPAYAANLREVASMLRSKHGHNYLLFNLSEKRYDIGELHSKVLDFGWPDHHAPALEKICSICKAMDTWLSADCHNVVVIHNKGNRGRTGVVVAAYMHYSNISGSAEQALDRFAMKRFYEDKVLPVGQPSQRRYVEYFSGLLSGHIKINNKPLFLHHVIMHGIPNFESKGGCRPFLKIYQAMQPVYTSGIYNVQGDSQTSICITIEPGLLLKGDILLKCYHKRHRGPCRDVIFRVQFHTCAVHDLAIVFGKDQLDETFKDERFPEYGKVEFLFSFGPEKMYGVTHLENGPSVSVDYNTQDPPIRWDSYENFNENNQDAAEDVVHTQGPLDGSLYAKVRKKESVDGTVALNGLPPPGAPPGAPPAALEHTLPAVDHALSVSSDSGNSTASIKTDEAAAAAAAAIRPAVNLPSAQAVARCDEQRPISPQEKQQLEQLLGGLEGPSMRGQGERASPSGLGALLQRVPAQVHVNGHRNMDRETDILDDELPAAHKANSVDSLGTLSSSADGRATPADLYYRSESALDVPYPERGVAESPAPSQTGSADKLETCDHSAPASRILCRSQSLGSDTRAMPPAPARTTSSRDAVQRGLNIWQRFGVPEEPVTEGLTFGTPPAHRSLPQFHSASQEEIEKSIETLNLLMLDLEPSRCFVPKSQSAPLRPSHVVTVQPSFSQSRSGAIYEVETPPASGRQSPVKSGSPLGWETAGAAPSGSGPLQLNDTFAASPLSGPGAVPAWRDREPDQHVLSVEGLVAQRVAGVRSHATAADEPALSPRRRITSDGSEDAGASPDVPLRSPVRCVSPEFANAIAMNPGGRPKERHMHSYREAFEETEGGPTSLTPAVGGEVLPQSPASPHTPYFNLCRSPPGLAKTPLSALGLKPHNPAHLLLNQIGAAPRSYVESVARSAATGGEQAPQSPQGEAPEQAASPSPACPTLTRPLSSSSGPEHGSQGNAGSAESNSGSPPPPAATDWSLLMQPAASAASTPASSASPNSSHLDSISATSSYLGPDVQSRAASDSSRAPWTEAFHTGSPRLGLRACVLTSSDHQPSAYQEADTDVPAVNGGADFRSSPVLERHQSSQGSRALTPQASTGQRSRPSPTLGRRASSGQAAASALGGGHPSLSQLQGSPGLERRPVRSGYATPDERHANLSRQSSSSGYQGPPTPSFPVSPAAYQDAGETAAAGGGFRQASAAPAFQPQLPEKRRMSSGDRANGAPAYGSLSEKSNPGYFHTLSDFSRFNMPDGGPESRLNVKFVQDTSKFWYKPDISREQAISVLRERQPGAFVIRDSHSFKGAYGLAMKVASPPPSLHPNKKGDITNELVRHFLIESSPKGVRLKGCPNEPYFGCLSALVYQHAITPLALPCKLLIPTADLVEEEPQVVKSNPLSERLKEGAACNVLYINSVDMESLTGPQAIAKAISETLAAPACQSAVVHFKVSSQGITLTDNQRKLFFRRHYPCNTVTFCDIDPQDRKWKKPEGGTAKLFGFVARKQGSTTDNVSHLFAEMDPEQPAGAIVNFVTRMVTLQKR, encoded by the exons GCTTCAATCAAATCGTCCAAAAGCATGGAGTCACGCCGAAGAGCGTCCAG cAGGAGCGCCAGTCTGCTGCAGGAGAGCTACGAGCTGGACCTGCTCTACATCACAGAGAGGATCATCTCCGTCTCCTTCGCTAGCGGCGCCGAGGAGCCCGCCTACGCCGCCAATCTGCGCGAGGTGGCCTCCATGCTGCGCTCCAAGCACGGCCACAACTACCTG CTCTTCAACCTCAGCGAGAAGCGTTATGACATCGGCGAGCTTCATTCCAAG GTGTTGGACTTTGGCTGGCCCGACCATCACGCGCCGGCCCTGGAGAAGATCTGCAGCATCTGCAAGGCCATGGACACGTGGCTGAGCGCCGATTGCCACAACGTGGTGGTCATCCACAATAAG GGCAACAGAGGCCGAACCGGAGTGGTGGTGGCTGCCTACATGCATTACAGCAATATATCTGGCAG CGCCGAGCAGGCTCTGGACAGGTTCGCCATGAAGCGTTTCTATGAAGACAAAGTGCTTCCTGTGGGGCAACCTTCTCAGAGAAG GTACGTGGAGTACTTCAGCGGTTTGCTGAGCGGACACATCAAGATCAACAACAAACCGCTGTTTCTTCACCACGTCATCATGCACGGCATTCCCAATTTTGAGTCCAAAGGAG gGTGCCGTCCTTTCCTGAAAATCTACCAGGCCATGCAGCCTGTCTACACATCTGGCATCTA TAACGTTCAAGGGGACAGTCAGACGAGCATCTGCATCACCATTGAGCCCGGCCTCCTTCTCAAAGGAGACATTCTG CTCAAGTGCTACCACAAGCGCCATCGCGGCCCGTGCCGGGACGTGATTTTCCGGGTGCAGTTCCACACGTGCGCCGTTCACGACCTGGCAATCGTCTTTGGCAAAGACCAGCTGGACGAGACCTTCAAAG ACGAGCGGTTCCCAGAATATGGCAAAGTGGAgttccttttttctttcggCCCAGAAAAAATGTATG GTGTGACTCACCTGGAGAACGGGCCCAGCGTCTCGGTGGACTACAACACGCAAGATCCGCCCATTCGCTGGGACTCTTATGAGAACTTCAACGAGAATAACCAGGACGCTGCGGAAG ACGTGGTCCACACCCAAGGTCCGTTGGACGGGAGTCTCTATGCCAAAGTGCGCAAAAAAGAGTCTGTTGACGGGACGGTCGCGCTCAACGGACTGCCGCCGCCAGGGGCGCCGCCAGGGGCGCCGCCGGCTGCTCTCGAACACACCTTGCCCGCCGTCGATCACGCCTTGTCTGTGAGCAGCGACTCGGGAAACTCCACAGCCTCCATTAAAACGGacgaagcggcggcggcggcggcggcagcgatcCGCCCCGCCGTGAACCTGCCAAGCGCTCAGGCCGTAGCCCGCTGTGACGAGCAGCGACCCATCAGTCCGCAGGAGAAACAGCAGCTGGAACAGCTCCTTGGTGGCCTGGAGGGACCTAGCATGCGCGGACAGGGCGAGCGCGCCTCGCCCAGCGGCCTCGGCGCCTTACTCCAGCGGGTGCCCGCCCAGGTCCACGTCAACGGTCACCGCAACATGGACCGGGAAACGGACATTTTAGACGACGAGCTACCCGCCGCTCACAAGGCAAACAGCGTGGACAGTCTGGGGACGTTGTCCTCCTCCGCCGACGGCCGAGCCACCCCGGCCGATCTCTACTACCGCTCGGAATCGGCCCTCGACGTGCCGTACCCGGAGCGCGGCGTGGCCGAAAGCCCGGCGCCGTCGCAAACGGGCTCCGCCGACAAACTGGAGACGTGTGACCATTCTGCGCCAGCCTCTCGGATTCTCTGCCGTTCCCAGTCGCTGGGTTCGGACACGCGGGCCATGCCCCCGGCTCCCGCCCGGACCACCAGCAGCAGGGACGCCGTCCAACGCGGCCTCAACATCTGGCAACGCTTCGGGGTACCCGAGGAGCCTGTCACCGAAGGACTCACTTTCGGGACGCCGCCAGCTCACCGGAGCCTTCCGCAGTTCCACAGCGCGTCGCAGGAGGAGATTGAGAAATCCATCGAGACGCTCAACCTCCTCATGTTGGACTTGGAGCCGAGCCGTTGTTTCGTGCCAAAGTCGCAAAGCGCTCCTCTGAGGCCGAGCCACGTGGTCACCGTGCAGCCGTCCTTCTCCCAGAGCCGAAGCGGAGCCATCTATGAGGTGGAGACGCCTCCCGCGTCCGGCCGACAGTCGCCCGTCAAATCCGGCTCGCCCCTCGGGTGGGAAACCGCCGGAGCCGCTCCATCTGGATCCGGTCCTCTTCAGCTCAATGACACCTTTGCAGCGAGCCCTTTGTCCGGCCCCGGCGCGGTGCCCGCTTGGAGGGACCGTGAACCCGACCAGCACGTCTTGAGCGTGGAAGGACTGGTGGCGCAAAGAGTTGCAG GTGTCCGCTCCCATGCGACGGCTGCGGACGAGCCGGCGCTTTCCCCCCGCCGTAGGATCACGAGCGACGGCTCCGAAGACGCCGGCGCGTCCCCCGACGTCCCGCTTCGTTCCCCTGTCCGTTGCGTTTCTCCGGAGTTCGCCAACGCCATCGCCATGAACCCCGGCGGACGGCCCAAGGAG AGACACATGCACAGCTACCGGGAAGCCTTTGAGGAGACGGAGGGCGGGCCCACCAGCCTGACCCCCGCAGTCGGTGGTGAGGTGCTTCCCCAAAGTCCCGCCTCGCCACACACCCCTTACttcaacctgt GTCGCTCACCTCCGGGTCTGGCCAAAACACCGCTGTCGGCGCTGGGCTTGAAGCCCCACAACCCGGCCCATCTCCTGCTCAACCAAATTGGCGCAG CGCCCCGAAGTTACGTGGAGTCGGTGGCGAGGTCGGCCGCGACGGGCGGAGAGCAAGCGCCCCAAAGCCCTCAAGGCGAGGCTCCGGAGCAGGCCGCAAGTCCGAGTCCCGCATGCCCCACCCTCACGCGGCCGCTGTCCAGTAGCAGCGGTCCCGAGCACGGCTCGCAGGG CAACGCCGGCTCGGCAGAAAGCAACTCCGGCAGTCCGCCGCCGCCAGCCGCTACCGATTGGAGTTTGCTCATGCAGCCGGCAGCGAGCGCAGCCTCCACTCCCGCGTCGTCCGCTTCCCCCAACTCCTCTCATCTGGATTCCATTTCCGCAACATCCTCCTACCTCGGCCCCGACGTCCAGAGCCGCGCGGCCTCCGATTCTAGCCGAGCCCCCTGGACGGAGGCCTTCCATACCGGAAGTCCCCGCTTGGGGCTGCGGGCTTGTGTCCTGACCTCTTCGGACCACCAGCCAAGCGCCTATCAGGAAGCCGACACCGACGTCCCCGCGGTGAACGGGGGAGCGGACTTCCGGAGCAGCCCCGTCCTCGAGCGCCATCAGTCGTCTCAGGGAAGTCGAGCGCTCACGCCGCAGGCCTCGACGGGACAGCGCTCGCGACCCAGCCCGACCCTCGGCAGACGAGCGTCCTCGGGACAAGCTGCGGCGAGCGCGCTCGGCGGAGGACACCCGTCCCTCTCCCAGTTGCAAGGGAGCCCCGGTTTGGAGCGACGCCCCGTGCGCAGCGGCTACGCCACGCCGGACGAGCGGCACGCCAACCTCTCCCGACAGAGCAGTTCCTCGGGTTACCAGGGACCGCCGACCCCCTCCTTCCCCGTTTCGCCGGCGGCCTACCAGGACGCCGGCGAAACGGCGGCTGCGGGCGGAGGCTTCCGACAGGCGAGCGCCGCGCCCGCTTTTCAACCTCAGCTACCGGAAAAGAGGCGTATGTCGAGCGGCGACAGAGCCAACGGAGCGCCGGCGTACGGCTCCCTGAGCGAAAAGAGCAACCCCGGCTACTTCCACACCCTCTCGGACTTCTCGCGCTTCAACATGCCCG ACGGAGGTCCCGAGAGCAGGCTGAACGTCAAGTTTGTCCAAGACACGTCCAAGTTCTGGTACAAGCCCGACATATCCCGAGAGCAAG CCATCAGCGTGCTGAGAGAACGCCAACCCGGGGCCTTTGTGATCCGCGACAGCCACTCCTTCAAGGGGGCCTACGGCTTGGCCATGAAGGTGgcctcgccccctccctcgctgcatccaaacaaaaaag GTGACATCACCAACGAGCTGGTGCGCCACTTCCTGATTGAGAGCAGCCCCAAAGGAGTCCGACTCAAGGGTTGTCCCAACGAGCCGTACTTTG GCTGTCTGTCGGCGTTGGTCTACCAACACGCCATCACGCCGCTGGCCCTGCCCTGCAAGCTGCTCATTCCTACCGCAG ATCTTGTCGAGGAAGAGCCGCAAGTGGTGAAAAGCAATCCGCTGTCCGAGCGACTGAAGGAAGGAGCGG CGTGCAACGTGCTCTACATCAACTCGGTGGACATGGAGTCGCTGACGGGCCCCCAGGCCATCGCCAAGGCCATTTCGGAGACTCTGGCCGCCCCCGCCTGTCAGTCGGCCGTCGTGCACTTCAAGGTGTCCTCGCAAGGAATCACGCTGACCGACAACCAGAGGAA GCTTTTCTTCCGCCGCCACTACCCCTGCAACACCGTCACCTTCTGTGACATCGACCCTCAGGACAGAAA GTGGAAGAAGCCGGAGGGCGGCACGGCCAA GTTGTTTGGCTTCGTGGCGCGAAAGCAGGGAAGCACGACGGACAACGTGAGCCACCTCTTTGCCGAGATGGACCCCGAGCAGCCCGCCGGCGCCATCGTCAACTTTGTCACCCGGATGGTTACGTTGCAAAAGCGATGA